The Alosa alosa isolate M-15738 ecotype Scorff River chromosome 9, AALO_Geno_1.1, whole genome shotgun sequence genome includes a region encoding these proteins:
- the gpc1a gene encoding glypican-1: MDVTATVLLLSLAVPVLLSADSVGSKARSCADVRQFYSGKGFTLNGVPQSEISGEHLRVCPQGYTCCTSAMEETLVALSRRELEGLVREAGRSIQATLNAQYRSFDTYFLELLDGSERWLESEFPEAVGGLYERNAGLFRDLYRDLRQFYRGIPLSLDEALDDLWTRLLERRIKATPNITMATDGLTDDFLECGVKQAEALQLYGEAPRQMKTALVPTLITARAFTQALTSAGEVVRKVSQVPLSAECNRAIMKLVYCGQCRGLGGLKPCPNYCTNVMKGCLANQADLQAEWESLIDALLEVAASFGASPGLDSALFSIPVRISEGLLSLQDGMDTFRSKVWQACGTPTVEPTESAGSEDRRKRSITVLHYKSSSTAAVRLEVQVSDVSSKLKEMLQFWLQLPAALCKSKAASSTDRCWNGNTKARYLLEVIGDGLASQINNPEVDVDITKPDMSVRQQIMQLKITTSRLLTALSGQDVDFQDNSDDISGSGSGLCLGQACVHSRVLVSRGNRPRYYTPGNKRVKGTANQGLPCNNLVLLLLASVVLLRR, from the exons ATGGATGTTACGGCGACAGTCCTGCTCCTCTCGCTAGCTGTCCCGGTACTACTGTCGGCGGACAGCGTGGGCAGCAAGGCGCGAAGCTGCGCTGATGTTCGTCAGTTCTACAGCGGCAAGGGTTTCACGTTAAATGGAGTTCCTCAAAGCGAAATATCTG gtgagcacctgcgtgtgtgtcctcagggCTACACGTGTTGTACCAGTGCCATGGAGGAGACGCTTGTGGCTCTGAGTCGCCGAGAGCTGGAGGGGCTTGTGAGAGAGGCGGGGAGATCCATCCAGGCTACGCTCAACGCACAGTACCGCAGCTTCGACA CATACTTTTTGGAGCTACTGGACGGTTCTGAGCGCTGGCTGGAGTCGGAGTTCCCGGAGGCTGTGGGCGGGCTCTACGAGCGGAACGCGGGACTGTTCCGTGATCTCTACAGAGACCTGCGGCAGTTCTACCGCGGTATCCCGCTGAGCCTGGACGAGGCGCTGGACGACCTCTGGACTCGGCTGCTGGAGCGCCGCATCAAGGCCACGCCCAACATCACCATGGCGACCGACGGTCTGACGGATGACTTCCTGGAGTGCGGCGTGAAGCAGGCGGAGGCCCTGCAGCTGTACGGAGAGGCCCCGCGCCAGATGAAGACGGCGCTGGTCCCGACACTCATCACCGCGCGCGCGTTCACACAGGCCCTGACCAGCGCAGGAGAGGTGGTCCGCAAAGTCTCACAG gttcccCTGAGTGCTGAGTGTAATCGCGCCATTATGAAGCTGGTGTATTGTGGTCAGTGCCGTGGGCTGGGCGGTCTGAAGCCGTGTCCCAACTACTGCACTAACGTCATGAAGGGTTGCCTCGCCAACCAAGCTGACCTGCAGGCAGAGTGGGAAAGCCTGATTG ACGCTCTGCTCGAGGTGGCCGCTAGCTTCGGAGCGTCCCCAGGCCTGGACTCGGCTCTCTTCTCCATCCCAGTGCGCATCTCTGAAGGACTGCTCAGCCTCCAGGACGGCATGGATACTTTCAGAAGCAAG gtctggCAGGCGTGTGGGACTCCAACAGTAGAACCGACTGAGAGTGCAGGCTCTGAagacaggaggaagaggagcatcACAGTCCTGCATTACAAATCCAGCTCCACTGCTGCTGTTCGTCTGgaagtgcag gtgtctgaTGTGTCCAGTAAGCTGAAGGAGATGCTGCAGTTCTGGCTGCAGCTTCCAGCCGCCCTCTGCAAGAGCAAAGCTGCCAGCAGCACCGACAGGTGTTGGAACGGCAACACTAAGGCCAG GTACCTGCTGGAGGTGATAGGCGACGGCCTGGCCAGCCAGATCAACAACCCTGAGGTGGACGTGGACATCACCAAGCCGGACATGAGCGTCCGGCAGCAGATCATGCAGCTGAAGATCACCACCAGTCGCCTGCTTACGGCTCTTAGTGGACAGGATGTGGACTTCCAGGACAACA GTGATGACATCAGCGGTTCAGGAAGTGGTCTGTGCTTAGGCCAGGCCTGTGTCCACTCTCGGGTGCTGGTCTCCAGGGGCAACAGGCCAAGGTACTACACCCCTGGGAACAAGAGAGTGAAAGGAACAGCCAATCAGGGCCTTCCGTGTAACAACCTCGTCCTGCTCTTATTGGCCAGCGTGGTGCTGCTCAGGCGGTAA
- the ankmy1 gene encoding LOW QUALITY PROTEIN: ankyrin repeat and MYND domain-containing protein 1 (The sequence of the model RefSeq protein was modified relative to this genomic sequence to represent the inferred CDS: deleted 2 bases in 1 codon) — protein MSSSVSHLDVPFPIGYIYSTEPDSGRNGLGVQEWPDGSKYEGEFVNDLKHGVGVYSWPNGEIYEGSFYKDYRHGKGTYTWPDGSKFSGKFYLNRKEGYGVQLLQDGSFFKGLYHADERFGPGVLTYADGRQDVGLWHRCRLFSLCTWLKDAFSLRSLPDFQSQQSRVQTGITLQGDPQNLRPELPKSTICKDPLVFSPEEMLKDERFILPPDTLRYANDPDHLPLPPRIRKHLDELFFSSSNPDTPVHTHTQVYTHTYGNTSCLPLQERMQEHINRHRCEVEALDWDVGAVLSMRREAFGPKGPLELGSERLIKEAARGDPQTVYHILRDGRIHPDVGDAQGHTPLLAATVNCHNEVINMLLDSGANVNKLNTEGMSALAICHVLYYPTSSLHTTVAELRLDRDSPKPQVSVPKSPQADNQEDEASKNLTSPVPQKTESPDQSHSANEETAAPGHTQADPGEAPPLSSPVMEEVSEGEEPMNKSIKAQSEYSENEGLGNGQWEEPKQEASDIKGLQGRRLNRKHLTLRDLRGRSLSRKHLTLRDFRGWRLNRKHLTLRDLRGKSIVKGSDREKLVNEASERVGPISEASEREGLINEESETGEPQIEKPIMIGLAEEPAESNRGTAGRDMTFDPESTEQRVASDSVVSLASFQIAVSKEALDQAAEALCHSGLLPAEGTQETVHKIALAKTQRSERWATLRLLLSRGADPNASLVPMPVLFLAIKAAHTHAVQLLLEAGARTDICLPSELNGLYPLHVAAGLPGDEGPRITELLLHAVADPDVQAQDTHVLFELDKNTPDPQGGSGNKPGNVSGAPPQGPGTGSPDRGRTPLHIACQRDQDHKNARDAVCVLLSHKASTSLLWSGHSPLSLAIASGNHLAVDVLLAWGADPNLPLSCRVGSALCANANIAYDCGGTHSCNRILLLEKLIKAGADILLPILIGEGRRCVIGTAVDYAYCSFNQDWRIAHTPYHALNPRERETLNTRRQLLSIMGELLRTAATRNQQAALEMQTLGSSDRCLSTIMHRKLKHQRRTPAQELSVLMVKRRSDQKQDFKYCYQCGRSVGVVLLACSRCHEVFYCSKTCKMKAWNDRHKEECVRVQGQDHSEPSDTLESDPQRENTGNIKKASVKTPEQPSLITQMQAHFKKKMIVEKLNKKRKALSQKWAEKRLASGNQSKGWSAGAKGQSGLPKHPPKTPTYDPTENYSYI, from the exons ATGTCCAGTTCAGTCAGTCATCTAGATGTGCCGTTTCCAATCGGTTACATTTACAGTACTGAGCCAGACAGTGGTAGAAACGGGCTGGGTGTCCAAGAGTGGCCAGATGGGTCGAAATACGAGGGAGAGTTTGTGAATGACCTGAAACACGGAGTGGGTGTTTACTCTTGGCCTAATGGAGAG ATCTATGAGGGTTCCTTCTACAAAGACTATCGCCATGGTAAGGGCACATATACCTGGCCTGACGGCTCCAAGTTCTCTGGAAAATTTTATTTGAATCGGAAAGAGGGTTATGGCGTCCAGCTGTTACAGGACGGCTCATTTTTCAAG GGGCTCTATCACGCAGACGAGCGTTTCGGCCCAGGTGTGCTCACCTATGCGGATGGCCGGCAGGACGTGGGGCTTTGGCATCGCTGCCGGTTGTTCAGCCTCTGCACCTGGCTGAAGGACGCCTTCAGCCTCAGGTCCCTCCCAGACTTCCAGTCCCAACAGAGTCGGGTGCAGACGGGCATTACACTCCAGGGGGACCCACAGAACCTGCGTCCAGAGCTACCCAAATCCACAATCTGCAAGGACCCACTGGTGTTCTCCCCAGAGGAGATGCTGAAGGACGAGCGCTTCATCCTGCCCCCTGACACGCTCCGCTATGCCAATGACCCAGACCATCTGCCCCTGCCCCCACGCATCAGGAAGCACCTGGATGAGCTCTTCTTCAGCAGCAGCAATCCGGACActcccgtacacacacacacacaggtgtacactcacacatacggGAATACCAGCTGTCTGCCACTACAGGAACGCATGCAGGAGCACATCAACAGACACag gtGTGAGGTGGAGGCGCTTGACTGGGACGTTGGGGCAGTCTTGTCCATGCGCAGGGAGGCGTTTGGCCCTAAGGGGCCCTTGGAGCTGGGCTCGGAGCGGCTCATTAAGGAGGCGGCGCGGGGGGATCCCCAGACTGTTTATCACATCCTCAGGGACGGAAGGATCCACCCTGATGTGGGGGACGCACAAGGCCACACTCCTCTTCTTGCTGCTACG GTGAACTGCCATAATGAGGTGATCAACATGCTCCTGGACAGCGGTGCCAACGTGAACAAGTTGAACACAGAGGGCATGTCGGCCCTGGCCATCTGCCACGTGCTTTACTACCCTACCAGCTCTCTCCACACCACCGTGGCAGAACTCAGGCTCGACAGGGACTCGCCCAAGCCACAG GTGTCAGTACCAAAGTCTCCACAAGCTGACAATCAGGAAGATGAGGCTAGTAAAAACTTAACCAGCCCTGTCCCTCAGAAGACTGAGTCACCTGATCAGAGTCATTCAGCCAATGAGGAGACAGCAGCCCCAGGGCACACACAGGCTGACCCGGGTGAAGCTCCGCCCCTCAGTTCCCCAGTAATGGAGGAGGTATCAGAAGGGGAGGAGCCTATGAATAAAAGTATCAAAGCTCAGAGCGAATATTCAGAGAATGAGGGACTTGGGAATGGACAGTGGGAGGAGCCTAAACAGGAAGCATCTGACATTAAGGGACTTCAGGGGAGGAGACTAAACAGGAAACATCTGACATTGAGGGACCTCAGAGGGAGGAGCCTAAGCAGGAAACATCTGACATTGAGGGACTTCAGAGGGTGGAGACTAAACAGGAAACATCTGACATTGAGGGACCTCAGGGGGA AGTCTATAGTTAAGGGGTCTGACAGGGAGAAGCTTGTAAATGAAGCATCAGAGAGGGTGGGGCCTATAAGTGAAGCATCAGAGAGGGAGGGGCTTATAAATGAAGAGTCGGAGACAGGGGAGCCTCAGATTGAGAAGCCCATCATGATTGGTCTGGCCGAGGAGCCAGCTGAGTCGAATAGAGGCACTGCAGGCAGggatatgacctttgaccctgaaaGCACTGAGCAGCGTGTGGCCAGTGACTCTGTGGTGTCACTGGCCAGCTTTCAGATTGCCGTATCAAAGGAGGCGCTGGACCAGGCTGCGGAGGCCCTGTGCCATTCAGGACTGCTACCAGCAGAGGGCACTCAGGAGACCGTCCACAAGATCGCTCTCGCCAAAACGCA GCGCAGTGAGCGGTGGGCCACTCTGCGGCTGCTGCTGTCCCGGGGGGCGGATCCCAACGCCTCTCTGGTGCCCATGCCAGTCCTCTTCCTGGCCATcaaggcagcacacacacacgccgtccAGCTGCTGCTGGAGGCAGGAGCACGCACAGACATCTGTCTGCCCtctgag CTTAATGGTCTGTATCCGCTGCACGTGGCAGCTGGTCTCCCGGGAGACGAGGGTCCGCGGATCACTGAGCTGCTGCTGCATGCTGTGGCGGACCCTGACGTCCAGGCCCAGGACACACACGTGCTCTTTGAGCTGGACAAG AACACGCCTGATCCCCAGGGAGGATCTGGGAACAAACCTGGCAACGTGTCTGGGGCCCCACCTCAGGGCCCGGGCACTGGCAGTCCCGACAGGGGCCGCACGCCGCTCCACATCGCCTGCCAGAGAGACCAGGATCACAAG aATGCCAGAGATGcggtgtgtgttctgctgtctCATAAAGCCAGCACCAGTCTGCTGTGGAGTGGacactctcccctctccctggcCATCGCCAGTGGCAACCATCTG GCCGTAGATGTGCTGCTGGCGTGGGGGGCCGACCCCAACCTTCCTCTGTCCTGCAGGGTGGGCAGTGCCCTCTGTGCCAATGCCAACATCGCCTATGACTGTGGTGGGACTCACTCCTGCAACAGAATCCTACTg CTGGAGAAACTGATAAAAGCTGGTGCAGACATCCTGCTGCCCATCCTGATTGGGGAGGGACGGAGATGTGTGATCGGCACAGCTGTGGATTATGCCTACTGCTCTTTCAACCag GACTGGCGTATTGCCCACACTCCATACCATGCACTCAACCCACGGGAGCGTGAGACCCTGAACACCCGCCGGCAGCTGCTGAGCATCATGGGAGAACTGCTGAGGACAGCAGCGACCAGGAACCAACAGGCGGCTCTGGAGATGCAGACTCTTGGCAGCAGcg ATCGTTGTCTATCAACAATTATGCACCGCAAGCTCAAGCATCAGAGGAGAACACCAGCACAGGAACTAtcag TACTGATGGTAAAGAGGAGAAGCGATCA GAAGCAGGATTTTAAGTACTGCTACCAGTGCGGCCGCTCTGTGGGAGTGGTCCTGCTGGCCTGCAGTCGCTGCCATGAGGTGTTCTACTGCAGCAAGACCTGCAAGATGAAGGCCTGGAACGACCGGCACAAAGAGGAGTGTGTGCGGGTGCAAG GTCAAGATCACAGTGAGCCTAGCGACACACTGGAGAGTGACCCACAAAGAGAAAACACAGGCAACATTAAGA AGGCTTCAGTGAAGACGCCAGAGCAGCCGTCCCTGATCACCCAGATGCAGGCCCACTTCAAGAAGAAGATGATTGTAGAGAAACTAAACAAAAAACGGAAGG CGCTGTCTCAGAAGTGGGCCGAGAAACGACTCGCCTCAGGGAACCAGTCCAAGGGCTGGAGCGCGGGAGCCAAGGGTCAGAGCGGCCTGCCCAAGCATCCTCCAAAGACCCCGACGTACGACCCCACAGAGAACTACAGCTACATTTAA
- the ncbp2 gene encoding LOW QUALITY PROTEIN: nuclear cap-binding protein subunit 2 (The sequence of the model RefSeq protein was modified relative to this genomic sequence to represent the inferred CDS: substituted 1 base at 1 genomic stop codon): protein MSVKLNALYSDSYVDISQYRDQHFKGNRVEQEKLLRQSNTLYVGNLSFYTTEEQVYELFAKSGDVKRIIIGLDKVKKTACGFCFVEYYSRTDAENAMRFINGTRLDXSDHPHRTGTGLKRVRPVSLSGKSGGQVRDEYRQDYDPARGGYGKVIHK, encoded by the exons ATGTCTGTGAAGTTAAACGCATTGTATAGCGACTCTTATGTTGACATAAGCCAATATAGAGACCAGCATTTCAAG GGTAACCGAGTGGAACAGGAGAAACTACTGCGCCAGAGTAATACCCTCTATGTTGGGAACCTGTCTTTCTACACCACAGAGGAACAGGTTTACGAACTGTTCGCCAAAAGTGGCGATGTCAAGAGAATCATTATTGGCCTTGACAAGGTGAAGAAAACCGCCTGTGGCTTTTGTTTTGTGGA ATACTACTCACGCACAGACGCAGAAAACGCCATGAGATTCATTAACGGCACACGTCTGGACTAATCAGATCATCCGCATCGGACTGGGACGGGTTTAAAGAGGGTCCGGCCAGTCTCGCTCTCTGGGAAGTCTGGTGGTCAG GTCAGAGATGAATACAGACAAGACTATGACCCAGCCCGCGGGGGCTATGGAAAAGTCATTCATAAATGA